From a region of the Chroicocephalus ridibundus chromosome 8, bChrRid1.1, whole genome shotgun sequence genome:
- the MYADM gene encoding myeloid-associated differentiation marker — protein sequence MAMATVNLRAVTSWVGIARLFAVVLSCVAFSLVASTGEYKSPYGTWCMFTWCFCFAVTLVVLVLELLEFYSALPISWDDFTSAFSMLAALMVFTTSVVYPSTSIGSPCSSHCAQKAVATTASCLCFLAYALEVGLTRAKPGDISSFLSTVPGLLKVFEVYVACLIFSLLDSYASEAGLQWCVAVYSICFIITFLIIIFTIGRCLAYIPCPLEKMLVGYNALALVMYITATVLWPLYSFKDTKRPNPCNSECTWNKHLGVTFLTIFNLIAYLVDLIYSTRMVFIRTPS from the coding sequence ATGGCCATGGCGACGGTGAACCTCCGTGCCGTGACCTCCTGGGTGGGCATCGCCCGGCTCTTTGCCGTCGTGCTGTCCTGCGTCGCCTTCAGCTTGGTGGCCTCCACGGGGGAGTACAAGAGTCCCTATGGGACGTGGTGCATGTTCACCTGGTGCTTCTGCTTCGCCGTGACGCTGGTGGTGCtcgtgctggagctgctggagttCTACTCTGCGCTGCCAATCTCCTGGGATGACTTCACCTCGGCTTTCTCCATGCTGGCGGCGTTGATGGTCTTCACCACCTCGGTGGTCTACCCCTCCACCTCCAtcggcagcccctgcagcagccactgTGCCCAGAAGGCTGTGGCCACCACcgcctcctgcctctgcttcctcGCCTACGCCCTCGAGGTGGGGCTGACCCGCGCCAAGCCGGGGGACATcagcagcttcctctccaccgTGCCAGGCCTCCTCAAGGTCTTTGAAGTCTACGTGGCCTGCCTCATCTTCTCCTTGCTGGATAGCTACGCTTCAGAAGCCGGCCTGCAGTGGTGCGTGGCTGTCTACTCCATCTGCTTCATCATCACCTTCCTCATCATCATCTTCACCATCGGCCGGTGCCTCGCCTACATTCCCTGCCCGCTGGAGAAGATGCTGGTGGGCTACAACGCCCTGGCCCTGGTGATGTACATCACCGCCACCGTCCTCTGGCCCCTTTACAGCTTCAAGGACACTAAACGCCCCAACCCCTGCAACAGTGAGTGCACCTGGAACAAGCACCTGGGGGTCACCTTCCTCACCATCTTCAACCTCATTGCCTACTTGGTGGACCTGATCTACTCCACCAGGATG